In Paenibacillus sp. FSL R7-0345, a single window of DNA contains:
- a CDS encoding peptidase U32 family protein — MMNKPELLVTAASLEEARALLNAGADALLIGDDRFGMRLAGHFTLEDTVAVIELAHGMGRKVYASLGGLMSNRLLDELPAYVKAIGQLGIDGIEFGDPAVLFAVKSEAPDLRLHWNAEMTSTNYYTANYWGRKGASRVVLARELNMDEITDMVPLLEVEAQVQVHGMTNIYHSKRGLVASYMAHQGRPVSDGNLGKDRGLFLIEAERQEEKFPIYEDINGTHIMSSDDVCILEDLHILLAAGVHSLKIEGLLKPVAYNVAVVKAFRHAVDLYFQDPQAYEFDESWMDSIRALQDPERDLSFGFFYKEQVY; from the coding sequence ATGATGAACAAACCGGAGCTGCTGGTTACAGCGGCATCCCTGGAAGAGGCGCGCGCGCTGCTTAATGCAGGCGCAGACGCGCTGCTGATCGGAGACGACCGTTTCGGCATGCGGCTGGCCGGCCATTTTACGCTGGAGGATACAGTTGCTGTAATAGAACTGGCCCATGGCATGGGACGTAAGGTATATGCCAGTCTGGGCGGCCTGATGTCCAACCGTCTGCTGGACGAGCTTCCGGCCTATGTGAAGGCCATTGGCCAGCTTGGGATTGACGGGATCGAATTTGGTGATCCGGCTGTGCTGTTTGCCGTGAAGTCCGAGGCGCCGGATCTTCGGCTTCACTGGAACGCCGAGATGACCTCGACGAACTACTATACGGCTAACTATTGGGGCCGCAAAGGGGCTTCACGTGTGGTACTGGCACGCGAGCTGAACATGGACGAGATCACCGACATGGTGCCTCTGCTTGAGGTGGAAGCCCAGGTGCAGGTGCACGGGATGACGAATATTTATCATTCCAAGCGCGGGCTTGTGGCCAGCTATATGGCCCATCAGGGGCGTCCGGTCTCAGACGGCAACCTCGGCAAAGACCGCGGCCTGTTCCTGATTGAAGCGGAGCGCCAGGAAGAGAAGTTTCCGATTTACGAGGATATCAACGGAACGCATATTATGAGCTCTGATGATGTCTGCATCCTGGAGGATCTGCATATTCTGCTGGCCGCCGGGGTGCACAGCCTGAAGATCGAAGGCTTGCTTAAGCCGGTTGCCTACAATGTAGCTGTCGTTAAAGCTTTCCGCCATGCGGTTGACCTGTACTTCCAGGACCCGCAGGCATATGAATTTGATGAGTCCTGGATGGATAGTATCCGTGCGCTGCAGGACCCTGAGCGTGACTTGTCGTTCGGCTTCTTCTACAAAGAACAAGTCTATTAA
- a CDS encoding U32 family peptidase, translated as MGTMTKPQYKGKRYRLDKPELLAPAGNLEKLKFAVHYGADAVYIGGQHYGLRSGADNFSFEEMREGVEFAKKYGAKVFVATNIYAHNEDIAGIEEYLRNLYEAGIAAIIVADPAIVDTARRLVPGLEVHLSTQQSTLNWQAVSFWKEEGLPRVVLGRETSLEEIAEIKKHVDIEIESFIHGAMCSSYSGRCVLSNHFTDRDSNRGGCCQSCRWKYDLFEDGRPEGTWVSEEDQAEAAAPQHLLPGVTQLPLHQPEDNQFTMGSKDLCMLESIPDLIEVGIDSFKIEGRMKSIHYVATVVNAYRKAIDAYMADPENYVLNPEWLEELQKAANRPLNTGFFYDTPDHEDHIYEPEEKAAPYDFAGLVLEYDAQTGMALIQQRNHFKPGQEVEFFGPDITPFKQTVGELWDEEGNKLDAARHPLQRIRMKVDHPVAYFDMMRKRK; from the coding sequence ATGGGTACCATGACCAAGCCCCAATACAAGGGCAAACGTTACCGTCTGGACAAACCGGAGCTCCTGGCTCCGGCGGGCAACCTGGAAAAATTGAAATTCGCCGTGCACTATGGCGCGGATGCAGTATATATCGGAGGACAGCATTACGGCCTGCGCTCCGGGGCTGATAACTTCAGCTTCGAGGAAATGCGCGAAGGCGTTGAGTTCGCCAAAAAATACGGGGCCAAAGTATTCGTGGCCACCAACATCTATGCACACAATGAAGATATCGCCGGAATTGAAGAATACCTGCGTAACCTGTATGAGGCCGGCATTGCTGCCATAATTGTTGCTGATCCGGCGATCGTGGATACGGCGCGCCGGCTGGTGCCGGGGCTGGAGGTACATCTCAGCACCCAGCAGTCCACCCTGAACTGGCAGGCGGTCTCCTTCTGGAAGGAAGAAGGGCTGCCGCGTGTCGTACTGGGCCGTGAGACCAGTCTCGAGGAAATCGCCGAGATCAAGAAGCATGTAGATATCGAAATCGAGAGCTTCATCCACGGTGCGATGTGCTCCTCATATTCCGGGCGCTGCGTGCTGTCCAACCATTTTACAGACCGTGACTCCAACCGCGGGGGCTGCTGCCAGTCCTGCCGCTGGAAGTATGACCTGTTCGAGGATGGCCGTCCGGAAGGAACCTGGGTGTCGGAGGAGGATCAGGCTGAGGCTGCTGCGCCGCAGCATCTTTTGCCGGGAGTAACCCAGCTGCCTCTTCATCAGCCGGAGGATAACCAGTTCACCATGGGCTCCAAGGACCTGTGCATGCTGGAGAGCATTCCTGATCTGATTGAAGTCGGCATCGACAGCTTTAAGATTGAGGGCCGGATGAAGTCGATCCACTATGTTGCGACGGTAGTAAATGCTTACCGTAAGGCAATTGATGCCTATATGGCAGATCCGGAGAATTACGTGCTCAATCCGGAATGGCTGGAGGAGCTGCAGAAGGCGGCAAACCGTCCGCTGAACACCGGATTCTTCTACGATACACCGGATCATGAGGATCATATTTATGAGCCTGAGGAAAAAGCGGCGCCTTATGATTTTGCCGGCCTGGTGCTGGAATATGATGCGCAGACCGGTATGGCCCTGATCCAGCAGCGGAATCACTTCAAGCCTGGACAGGAAGTCGAGTTCTTCGGACCGGACATCACTCCATTCAAGCAGACCGTAGGTGAGCTTTGGGATGAGGAAGGCAACAAGCTTGATGCTGCCCGCCACCCGCTTCAGCGGATACGCATGAAGGTGGATCATCCGGTTGCCTATTTTGATATGATGCGCAAAAGAAAATAA
- a CDS encoding methyl-accepting chemotaxis protein — protein sequence MRENNQQSDKEQKAKPGFKRGNKSPGKEKSKVKMPDFSFKGVLNGSVRQVKRVNPVKSVGVKLFLIFLSSIVIVVLLLGLLSYNKAKNTIKDNVAEANRQTILQTSDKLDIMLNQYENLALQLYFDTKMQSDLNALASAQSNYDKFVATDSISKKLSSQTTTDSNIVAISLIPTAPEESVLSSGNSTLKMDGIRDQEWYKTVVARTTEYTSYYTEDADSLQNYWFSTAVQGSGGKNVAMVRSLKTMGSASGYVLMLELKNTLLENAFNSVSLGEGSRIQLVDPDGVVVASSVSADDGAASEFNFIKDSKSESSSREAKTSDSKDVLAVFSTMTKADWKLAGVIPTGELVKAAEPILFTTYMAALVAALLAVLLGFWMVRMIARPLARLKDLMVEGAKGDLSVRTEYASQDEIGQLSASFNIMMERITDLVAQTTDTAREVLETAGELGDASRKTAISAKEIAAATEEIAGGAGSLALEAERGNELTDLIGTQMQSVIAANAAMDEAAHTVGEASGHGAQQLGELLEKTGLIGEKTSALVSRVNNLKETVYSVVKVLDVMKNITQQTNILSLNATIEAARAGEAGRGFMVVAGEVRQLADQSKQSIALVAGIIDNIVTEMNGTVEELSEVAPLFKEQMTSVKSTSDIFVSVQGQMEDFIASLESVTSAIGSLSHSQGVLSDAMSNVSAVAEESSATSEEVASLSSEQQNVSDQLVSLSGKLEVASNQLKDKLALFTI from the coding sequence GTGAGAGAGAACAATCAGCAATCAGACAAAGAGCAAAAGGCAAAACCAGGCTTTAAAAGGGGAAATAAATCACCGGGCAAAGAAAAAAGTAAAGTGAAGATGCCGGATTTTAGCTTTAAAGGGGTACTGAACGGGTCAGTCCGTCAGGTAAAAAGAGTTAATCCGGTGAAATCGGTAGGCGTCAAGCTGTTTCTGATTTTCCTGTCTTCGATTGTAATTGTCGTACTCCTTCTGGGTCTGTTGTCTTACAACAAGGCTAAAAACACGATTAAAGATAATGTGGCAGAAGCGAACAGACAGACCATTCTCCAAACCTCGGACAAGCTGGACATCATGCTTAACCAGTACGAGAATCTGGCACTGCAATTATATTTCGATACCAAAATGCAAAGCGATCTGAACGCTCTGGCTTCTGCACAGTCCAATTATGATAAATTCGTTGCCACGGATTCAATCAGCAAGAAGCTGTCTAGCCAGACAACGACGGATTCCAATATTGTAGCCATTTCACTGATCCCGACAGCACCGGAGGAGAGCGTCCTTTCGAGCGGTAATTCGACTCTGAAGATGGATGGGATCAGAGATCAGGAATGGTACAAAACAGTGGTTGCGCGGACCACGGAATACACCTCTTACTACACAGAGGATGCTGATTCACTGCAGAACTACTGGTTCTCAACCGCTGTACAGGGAAGCGGCGGAAAGAATGTAGCGATGGTAAGATCCCTCAAAACAATGGGATCGGCATCAGGCTATGTTCTGATGCTTGAACTCAAGAATACGCTGCTTGAGAATGCTTTTAATAGCGTTTCGCTTGGCGAAGGCTCGCGGATTCAGCTTGTTGATCCGGATGGTGTCGTGGTAGCTTCTTCCGTTTCGGCTGATGATGGTGCGGCTTCGGAATTCAACTTCATTAAGGACAGCAAGAGCGAAAGCAGCAGCCGGGAAGCCAAAACCTCGGACAGTAAGGATGTTCTTGCTGTATTCAGCACTATGACCAAAGCGGACTGGAAGCTGGCCGGGGTCATTCCGACGGGAGAACTGGTAAAAGCTGCCGAGCCGATCCTGTTCACTACTTATATGGCCGCGCTTGTAGCAGCGCTGCTTGCTGTGCTGCTGGGCTTCTGGATGGTCCGGATGATAGCCCGTCCGCTGGCCCGTCTGAAGGATCTTATGGTTGAAGGAGCCAAGGGTGATCTGAGCGTGCGGACTGAATATGCATCGCAGGATGAAATTGGCCAGCTGTCCGCATCGTTTAACATAATGATGGAACGGATTACCGATCTGGTTGCCCAGACTACCGATACAGCGCGTGAGGTGCTGGAGACTGCCGGAGAGCTCGGTGATGCCTCCCGCAAAACGGCAATTTCGGCGAAAGAGATTGCTGCGGCTACCGAGGAAATTGCCGGAGGCGCGGGCAGCCTTGCCCTTGAAGCAGAGCGCGGCAATGAGCTGACCGATCTGATCGGAACACAGATGCAGAGCGTTATTGCTGCTAACGCAGCGATGGATGAGGCTGCGCACACGGTTGGTGAAGCCAGCGGCCATGGAGCACAGCAGCTGGGCGAGCTGCTGGAGAAGACAGGCCTGATCGGCGAGAAGACAAGCGCGCTGGTGTCCCGTGTCAACAATCTGAAGGAAACGGTTTACTCAGTCGTCAAAGTGCTGGATGTGATGAAGAATATTACCCAGCAGACCAATATTTTGTCCCTGAATGCTACTATTGAAGCCGCCAGAGCCGGTGAAGCAGGCCGCGGATTTATGGTGGTTGCCGGGGAAGTCCGGCAGCTGGCTGATCAGTCCAAGCAGTCCATCGCTCTGGTTGCCGGAATCATTGACAACATCGTTACTGAAATGAACGGAACGGTAGAGGAGCTGTCTGAAGTGGCACCGCTCTTCAAAGAGCAGATGACCTCCGTTAAAAGCACAAGCGATATCTTCGTCTCCGTGCAGGGCCAGATGGAAGATTTCATCGCCAGTCTGGAGTCTGTTACCAGCGCGATTGGCAGTCTGAGTCATTCGCAGGGTGTGCTGTCTGATGCCATGAGCAATGTGAGTGCAGTGGCAGAGGAATCGTCGGCTACTTCAGAGGAAGTGGCTTCCCTGAGCAGCGAGCAGCAGAATGTGAGCGACCAGCTCGTATCGCTGTCCGGTAAGCTTGAGGTGGCTTCGAACCAGCTGAAAGACAAGCTGGCCCTGTTCACCATTTAA
- a CDS encoding LacI family DNA-binding transcriptional regulator: protein MAKKITMQKIADHLGVSKFVVSKSLSGKEGVNETTRERVIQAASQLGYFTQKNAYMQNAKRSSQTADNDRNKQSVLVLMPNIRSQTQDSLYWGKIVDGIALALDEHGLGMVIVSEHRADNFVNILNPGGLLGLVGVGTISTSLLLEVHRIGLPMVLIDHEDPLIPSDTVFANNMDSMSRLSNHLLGIGHTRQHFIGPIRYSRSFRDRWIGFRSALEEGGLQSQAGDDELLLQEGMDAIILHEEFKQWLMKRKKEDNVPTALLCGNDFIALTVCNVLREEGLSVPGDISVTGFDNIDDAARGIPPLTTVHVPKEAMGRAAVEKLLSRINSPSAPLEKILIAADIVHRDSVGELRG, encoded by the coding sequence ATGGCTAAAAAGATTACAATGCAGAAAATTGCCGATCATCTCGGCGTTTCTAAATTTGTTGTTTCCAAGTCCTTGTCCGGCAAAGAGGGCGTAAACGAAACGACGAGGGAACGGGTAATTCAGGCGGCTTCACAGCTCGGCTATTTCACACAAAAAAACGCATATATGCAAAATGCAAAACGCTCCAGCCAGACTGCTGACAATGACCGCAATAAACAGTCGGTTCTGGTGCTGATGCCCAATATCCGTTCACAGACACAGGATTCGCTGTACTGGGGCAAAATTGTTGACGGCATCGCCCTTGCCCTGGACGAGCACGGATTGGGCATGGTCATTGTCTCGGAGCACCGCGCTGACAATTTCGTGAATATTCTGAATCCCGGCGGACTGCTGGGTCTTGTCGGTGTAGGGACTATTTCAACCTCACTGCTGCTGGAGGTGCACCGGATCGGCCTGCCGATGGTGCTGATCGATCATGAGGACCCGCTTATTCCGAGCGATACCGTATTTGCGAACAATATGGACTCCATGTCCAGGCTGAGCAATCATCTGCTGGGTATCGGCCATACGCGGCAGCATTTTATCGGTCCGATCCGCTATTCTCGCAGCTTCAGGGACCGCTGGATCGGGTTCCGCAGTGCACTTGAGGAAGGCGGCCTCCAGTCCCAGGCAGGCGATGACGAGCTGCTGCTGCAGGAGGGGATGGACGCGATTATTTTACATGAAGAATTCAAGCAGTGGCTGATGAAACGGAAAAAAGAGGATAATGTACCGACTGCGCTGCTGTGCGGGAACGATTTTATTGCGCTTACGGTGTGCAATGTGCTCCGGGAGGAGGGCTTGTCCGTGCCTGGGGATATTTCTGTGACCGGCTTTGACAATATAGATGATGCTGCGAGGGGCATTCCGCCGCTCACCACAGTCCATGTCCCCAAAGAAGCGATGGGCCGGGCCGCTGTGGAGAAGCTGCTGAGCCGGATTAACAGCCCGTCCGCACCACTTGAGAAGATCCTGATCGCGGCCGATATTGTCCACCGGGATTCGGTGGGGGAGCTGCGGGGTTAA
- a CDS encoding VOC family protein has translation MKPRISVITLGVDDLERSLAFYRDGLGLPSEGIIGTEFEHGAVAFFELQAGLRLAIWKRSDLAHDSKLPQTPASPTEFSLAHNVSGREEVDKLMAEVQKAGAAITVPAHDTFYGGYAGYFQDPDGHLWEVAWNPAWELPE, from the coding sequence ATGAAACCGCGGATTTCAGTTATTACATTGGGAGTAGATGATCTGGAGCGGTCGCTGGCGTTCTACCGCGACGGGCTGGGGCTGCCGTCTGAGGGGATAATCGGAACGGAGTTTGAGCACGGCGCTGTTGCTTTCTTTGAGCTGCAGGCAGGGCTCAGGCTGGCTATATGGAAACGCAGTGATCTCGCACATGACAGCAAGCTTCCGCAGACCCCTGCCAGTCCGACGGAATTTTCACTGGCTCACAATGTAAGCGGCCGGGAAGAAGTAGATAAGCTTATGGCAGAAGTGCAAAAAGCAGGCGCGGCCATTACCGTACCTGCTCACGACACCTTTTATGGGGGATATGCCGGATATTTTCAGGACCCGGACGGTCATCTATGGGAGGTCGCCTGGAACCCGGCCTGGGAGCTGCCAGAGTAA
- a CDS encoding glycosidase, which yields MTALFEERKAQLTQRYEDLITRTNEKLPFGNGIFDRYRYPLLTAEHAPLIWRYDFNPETNPYFAERIGVNGVFNPGAIELDGKFYIIARVEGNDRKSFFAVAESDSGVDGFRFWDHPVVLPETEEPDINVYDMRLTKHEDGWIYGLFCTERKDPDAPHGDLSSAVAQCGITRTRDLKTWERLPDLKTGSAQQRNVVLHPEFVDGKYAFYTRPQDGFIDAGSGGGIGWGLADSIENAVITSETIIDQRFYHTVKEVKNGQGPAPIKTPRGWLHIAHGVRNTAAGLRYVLYVFLSDLNEPNKVTHAPGGHFIAPDGEERVGDVSNVVFCNGAIARDNGEIYIYYASSDTRVHVATTTVDQMLDYVLNTPEDPLRSYACVQQRISLIDRNLQL from the coding sequence ATGACAGCCTTATTCGAAGAACGTAAAGCACAGCTGACGCAGCGTTATGAGGACCTGATTACCCGCACCAATGAAAAGCTGCCTTTCGGCAACGGGATCTTTGACCGCTACCGCTACCCGCTGCTGACTGCAGAGCATGCTCCGCTGATCTGGCGTTATGATTTTAATCCTGAGACTAATCCTTATTTCGCGGAACGGATCGGCGTAAATGGCGTGTTCAATCCGGGAGCAATCGAGCTGGACGGCAAATTCTACATCATTGCCCGTGTTGAAGGCAATGACCGCAAATCGTTTTTTGCTGTTGCCGAGAGCGACAGCGGCGTGGACGGCTTCCGCTTCTGGGATCATCCGGTTGTCCTGCCTGAGACGGAAGAGCCGGACATCAACGTCTACGATATGCGCCTTACCAAGCATGAAGACGGCTGGATCTACGGCCTGTTCTGCACCGAGCGCAAGGACCCGGATGCGCCGCACGGTGACCTGTCCAGCGCGGTAGCGCAGTGCGGCATCACCCGCACCAGAGATCTGAAGACCTGGGAGCGCCTGCCCGATCTGAAGACCGGCTCCGCCCAGCAGCGCAATGTAGTGCTGCATCCTGAATTTGTAGACGGCAAGTATGCCTTCTACACCCGTCCGCAGGACGGCTTCATTGACGCCGGTTCCGGCGGCGGCATCGGCTGGGGTCTCGCAGACTCGATCGAGAATGCTGTAATCACCAGCGAAACGATCATCGACCAGCGCTTCTATCACACTGTCAAAGAAGTGAAGAACGGCCAGGGACCCGCTCCGATCAAAACCCCGCGCGGCTGGCTCCACATCGCCCACGGCGTGCGCAATACCGCTGCCGGCCTGCGTTATGTTCTCTATGTCTTTCTGTCCGACCTGAATGAGCCGAACAAGGTTACCCATGCTCCAGGCGGCCACTTTATCGCACCGGATGGAGAAGAACGTGTCGGGGACGTTTCTAATGTAGTGTTCTGCAACGGTGCAATCGCCCGTGACAACGGAGAGATCTACATCTACTACGCCTCCTCCGACACCCGTGTGCATGTCGCAACCACCACAGTCGACCAGATGCTCGACTACGTGCTGAACACACCGGAAGATCCGCTGCGCTCCTATGCCTGCGTTCAGCAGCGCATCTCGTTGATCGACCGTAATCTGCAGCTATAA
- a CDS encoding AGE family epimerase/isomerase, whose amino-acid sequence MKLTTEAWLGALTNELQNNILGFWMKHTLDKEHGGFVGEIDNQLNIVPGAEKSLVLNARILWTFASAYRTYGSPEYLSMAERAYQYLLEHFWDKEYGGLYWMVDASGSPSQPKKQVYGQAFAIYALAEFHHATGNQEALDQAVEVFRALEKYSYDSVYKGYIEALSREWEVTDELSLSDKDMNEKKSMNTHLHVLEGYTGLYRVWKSEELRVKLAELIDTMMVHIIDDQDQHFHLFLDEEWNVKSDITSYGHDIEGSWLLVEAAEVLGDEELLERVRKVAVTMAEAVLAEGIDKDGGIWNEADKNGLLNEEKDWWPQAEAMVGFYNAYQLTQDTRFLDASGAVWTFIDRYIVDHELGEWYWAVDEHQQPLAHAPKVSAWKCPYHNGRACFEMIGRLQAAAKETH is encoded by the coding sequence ATGAAACTAACAACTGAAGCATGGCTGGGCGCACTTACAAACGAGCTACAAAACAACATTCTCGGCTTCTGGATGAAGCACACGCTGGATAAGGAGCACGGCGGGTTCGTCGGTGAAATCGATAATCAGCTGAACATTGTTCCCGGAGCTGAGAAAAGCCTTGTCCTTAACGCGCGGATTCTCTGGACTTTTGCAAGTGCTTACCGGACGTATGGTTCACCCGAATATCTGAGCATGGCCGAACGTGCTTACCAATATCTGCTTGAGCATTTTTGGGATAAGGAATATGGCGGATTGTACTGGATGGTCGATGCTTCCGGATCACCTTCCCAGCCTAAAAAGCAGGTGTACGGTCAAGCTTTTGCCATTTATGCCTTGGCTGAATTCCATCACGCTACCGGCAATCAGGAAGCACTGGATCAGGCGGTAGAGGTGTTCCGGGCCCTGGAGAAGTACAGCTATGATTCCGTTTATAAAGGCTATATCGAAGCTCTCTCCCGCGAATGGGAGGTTACGGATGAACTTTCGCTCAGCGATAAGGATATGAATGAGAAAAAATCGATGAATACCCATCTGCATGTGCTCGAAGGCTATACCGGCCTCTACCGCGTCTGGAAATCCGAGGAGCTGCGGGTGAAGCTGGCCGAGCTGATTGATACAATGATGGTTCACATTATTGATGATCAGGACCAGCACTTCCACCTGTTCCTGGATGAAGAGTGGAATGTAAAATCAGACATCACCTCCTACGGCCACGATATTGAGGGCAGCTGGCTGCTGGTTGAAGCGGCAGAGGTACTTGGGGATGAGGAACTGCTGGAGCGTGTGCGCAAGGTTGCCGTTACCATGGCCGAAGCTGTATTGGCTGAAGGGATTGATAAGGACGGCGGGATCTGGAACGAGGCTGATAAGAACGGCCTGCTAAACGAAGAAAAGGACTGGTGGCCGCAGGCTGAGGCTATGGTCGGCTTCTATAATGCTTATCAGCTCACACAGGATACACGTTTCTTGGATGCCTCCGGTGCAGTGTGGACATTCATCGACCGTTATATCGTTGACCATGAGCTTGGTGAATGGTACTGGGCGGTAGATGAGCATCAGCAGCCGCTCGCCCATGCTCCCAAGGTCAGTGCCTGGAAATGCCCATATCATAATGGCAGAGCCTGCTTCGAAATGATCGGACGGCTGCAGGCTGCTGCAAAGGAGACTCATTAA
- a CDS encoding 1,4-beta-xylanase: protein MSRLNEYVAGVTWGFMGKRGTWDTEAAGNSMELMKSVTGANWTAIAFSAFQATAQSTDILFREAPTVTDDEVLWAIRKAKALGLKVCLKPIVNCTDGTWRAHINFFDKDVPCEPKWSDWFRSYTAFILHYAAIAEKTGCEMFCIGCEMVQTDRREAEWRALIDEVRKVYTGVLTYNCDKYQEDNVTWWDALDVISSSGYYPETDWEVQLDRIEAVVQVHGKPFFFMEAGCPSRSGSAAIPNDWSLPGVPDEEEQSRFYQAMFGASQKRDWVQGFMLWDWPAELYPLEEAAVNDDYCMYGKAAAPVIKEYFTSKIKSQE, encoded by the coding sequence ATGTCACGGCTGAATGAATATGTAGCAGGCGTTACCTGGGGCTTTATGGGCAAGCGCGGAACATGGGATACAGAGGCTGCCGGAAACTCAATGGAACTTATGAAATCGGTTACGGGAGCCAATTGGACAGCTATCGCCTTCAGTGCTTTTCAGGCTACTGCCCAGTCTACGGACATCCTTTTCCGGGAAGCGCCGACGGTTACTGATGATGAAGTGCTGTGGGCCATCCGCAAGGCCAAAGCACTCGGCTTAAAGGTCTGTCTGAAACCGATTGTAAACTGCACTGACGGAACATGGCGGGCCCATATTAATTTTTTTGACAAGGATGTTCCCTGTGAGCCTAAATGGTCAGACTGGTTCCGCTCTTATACCGCCTTTATTCTGCATTATGCTGCAATTGCTGAAAAAACCGGCTGCGAGATGTTCTGTATCGGCTGTGAAATGGTGCAAACCGACCGCCGTGAAGCAGAATGGCGCGCACTGATCGATGAAGTACGCAAGGTATACACCGGTGTACTAACCTACAATTGCGACAAGTATCAGGAGGACAATGTGACCTGGTGGGATGCGCTCGATGTGATCTCCTCCAGCGGTTATTATCCTGAAACGGACTGGGAAGTGCAGCTGGACAGAATTGAAGCAGTGGTACAAGTGCACGGCAAGCCCTTCTTCTTCATGGAAGCCGGCTGTCCGAGCCGCAGCGGAAGCGCAGCGATCCCTAATGACTGGTCACTGCCGGGCGTGCCTGATGAGGAAGAGCAAAGCCGGTTCTACCAGGCGATGTTCGGCGCAAGCCAGAAGCGTGACTGGGTGCAGGGCTTCATGCTCTGGGACTGGCCGGCTGAGCTTTACCCTTTGGAAGAGGCTGCAGTCAATGATGATTACTGTATGTACGGCAAGGCGGCTGCACCGGTGATCAAAGAATATTTTACATCCAAAATAAAGAGTCAGGAGTGA